Proteins co-encoded in one Arachis hypogaea cultivar Tifrunner chromosome 13, arahy.Tifrunner.gnm2.J5K5, whole genome shotgun sequence genomic window:
- the LOC112732432 gene encoding uncharacterized protein isoform X2 — translation MTLNLCSPCFSRLLLRHSSSPLNKLPETCANHSSNTLLPTLIFSSSPFLPFTSNNLSRASLSESHNEISQDAGQLDHHQLLLRVAASAKDADDALLMIAQNSSRNGGGLVSADDSSTIISAALQRNNSELALSIFYAMRASLDSVGGNGPLVEGWKWSRPNAHVYTILIQGLAASLRVSDALRVLKYICEVGVSPGEEVRFGKVVRCPSCQIAVAVAQPQQGSPPAERSMDITAWERGLSFLKMKKQSIPAAVHSMVVQTPSGMARTHRFATETVDVPAQEGERVTVAVAAPLNVYRKVGPFKFSPRAPDLYPGEAMCITNHKDGRESILLRAPTKEGNSSLLNPSVLFPLLAVLATGDAASGLIDPGLPQFLSVVAVSSLAVGATLNSVVFPQLKQLPQGSVEVTAIKQRLLSQYDVILSRIKDLKEAAEKEIWMLARMCQLENKISAVGEPSYRTRRSKVKRVRESLQNSLRGRIELIDSYARISSMIEIEVEMETDVLAAETASNADTITEQIEQIMEMENLEERWKIEAEANDEAERILSSQPMPSEDV, via the exons ATGACACTGAACTTGTGCTCTCCATGCTTCTCTCGCCTCCTCCTTCGTCACTCTTCTTCTCCGCTCAACAAACTCCCCGAAACCTGTGCAAACCACAGCTCCAACACTCTTCTTCCAACTCTCATCTTCTCCTCTTCTCCGTTTCTTCCCTTCACTTCCAACAACCTCTCCAGAGCTTCCCTTAGTGAAAGCCACAATGAGATTTCTCAGGATGCCGGCCAGCTCGACCACCACCAGCTCCTCCTCCGAGTCGCCGCCTCTGCCAAAGACGCCGATGATGCCTTGCTCATGATCGCACAGAACTCTTCAAGAAACGGAGGCGGCCTCGTTTCCGCTGACGATTCTTCCACCATCATCTCCGCCGCGCTTCAGCGGAACAATTCCGAGCTCGCGTTGTCCATTTTCTACGCCATGCGCGCAAGTCTCGATTCAG TTGGCGGGAATGGACCTTTGGTTGAGGGATGGAAGTGGTCGAGGCCAAATGCACATGTATATACGATCTTGATTCAGGGTTTGGCGGCATCTCTGAGGGTTTCTGATGCCCTTAGGGTGCTCAAATATATCTGTGAGGTTGGGGTATCCCCTGGTGAGGAG GTCCGATTTGGAAAGGTAGTGAGGTGTCCTAGTTGTCAGATAGCTGTTGCAGTTGCACAGCCACAACAAG GATCTCCTCCTGCCGAACGCAGCATGGACATTACAGCGTGGGAAAGGGGGTTAAGTTTCCTGAAAATGAAGAAGCAAAGCATTCCTGCGGCTGTTCACTCTATGGTG GTGCAAACCCCTTCTGGTATGGCTCGCACCCACAGATTTGCAACCGAGACGGTTGATGTTCCCGCACAAGAAGGTGAAAGGGTAACTGTTGCGGTGGCAGCTCCATTAAATGTATATAGAAAAGTGGGGCCCTTTAAATTTAGCCCAAGGGCCCCTGATCTCTATCCTGGCGAGGCTATGTGCATAACAAACCACAAAGATGGGCGAGAATCAATTCTGTTAAGAGCCCCAACAAAAGAGGGAAATTCATCATTACTTAATCCCTCAGTCCTCTTTCCCCTTCTTGCTGTCCTTGCCACTGGTGATGCTGCCTCTGGACTTATTGACCCCGGGTTGCCCCAATTCCTATCAGTTGTTGCAGTTTCATCACTCGCTGTTGGAGCCACGTTAAATTCCGTCGTTTTTCCACAGTTGAAGCAG CTTCCACAAGGGTCGGTTGAGGTTACTGCTATCAAACAACGACTTCTATCTCAGTATGATGTGATTCTGTCACGCATCAAAGACCTAAAAGAGGCTGCTGAAAAAGAG ATCTGGATGTTAGCTCGAATGTGCCAACTCGAGAACAAAATTTCAGCTGTTGGAGAACCTTCTTATCG GACTCGTAGAAGTAAAGTCAAAAGGGTGCGAGAGAGCCTGCAAAACTCCCTCAGGGGAAGGATTGAATTGATTGATAGCTATGCCAGG ATTTCTTCAATGATTGAAATTGAAGTGGAGATGGAAACAGATGTTCTTGCTGCTGAAACTGCTAGCAATGCG GATACTATCACAGAACAGATAGAGCAAATTATGGAGATGGAAAATCTGGAGGAG AGATGGAAAATAGAAGCAGAAGCCAATGACGAGGCCGAAAGAATCCTTAGTTCTCAACCTATGCCTTCTGAGGACGTTTAA
- the LOC112732432 gene encoding uncharacterized protein isoform X1, whose amino-acid sequence MTLNLCSPCFSRLLLRHSSSPLNKLPETCANHSSNTLLPTLIFSSSPFLPFTSNNLSRASLSESHNEISQDAGQLDHHQLLLRVAASAKDADDALLMIAQNSSRNGGGLVSADDSSTIISAALQRNNSELALSIFYAMRASLDSVGGNGPLVEGWKWSRPNAHVYTILIQGLAASLRVSDALRVLKYICEVGVSPGEEVRFGKVVRCPSCQIAVAVAQPQQGIQIVSCSKCRYQYELVSGDIVSIQSEEISMDITAWERGLSFLKMKKQSIPAAVHSMVVQTPSGMARTHRFATETVDVPAQEGERVTVAVAAPLNVYRKVGPFKFSPRAPDLYPGEAMCITNHKDGRESILLRAPTKEGNSSLLNPSVLFPLLAVLATGDAASGLIDPGLPQFLSVVAVSSLAVGATLNSVVFPQLKQLPQGSVEVTAIKQRLLSQYDVILSRIKDLKEAAEKEIWMLARMCQLENKISAVGEPSYRTRRSKVKRVRESLQNSLRGRIELIDSYARISSMIEIEVEMETDVLAAETASNADTITEQIEQIMEMENLEERWKIEAEANDEAERILSSQPMPSEDV is encoded by the exons ATGACACTGAACTTGTGCTCTCCATGCTTCTCTCGCCTCCTCCTTCGTCACTCTTCTTCTCCGCTCAACAAACTCCCCGAAACCTGTGCAAACCACAGCTCCAACACTCTTCTTCCAACTCTCATCTTCTCCTCTTCTCCGTTTCTTCCCTTCACTTCCAACAACCTCTCCAGAGCTTCCCTTAGTGAAAGCCACAATGAGATTTCTCAGGATGCCGGCCAGCTCGACCACCACCAGCTCCTCCTCCGAGTCGCCGCCTCTGCCAAAGACGCCGATGATGCCTTGCTCATGATCGCACAGAACTCTTCAAGAAACGGAGGCGGCCTCGTTTCCGCTGACGATTCTTCCACCATCATCTCCGCCGCGCTTCAGCGGAACAATTCCGAGCTCGCGTTGTCCATTTTCTACGCCATGCGCGCAAGTCTCGATTCAG TTGGCGGGAATGGACCTTTGGTTGAGGGATGGAAGTGGTCGAGGCCAAATGCACATGTATATACGATCTTGATTCAGGGTTTGGCGGCATCTCTGAGGGTTTCTGATGCCCTTAGGGTGCTCAAATATATCTGTGAGGTTGGGGTATCCCCTGGTGAGGAG GTCCGATTTGGAAAGGTAGTGAGGTGTCCTAGTTGTCAGATAGCTGTTGCAGTTGCACAGCCACAACAAGGTATTCAG ATTGTATCTTGTTCAAAGTGTCGCTACCAGTATGAGCTTGTTTCAGGTGACATAGTTAGTATTCAGTCAGAAGAAATCAG CATGGACATTACAGCGTGGGAAAGGGGGTTAAGTTTCCTGAAAATGAAGAAGCAAAGCATTCCTGCGGCTGTTCACTCTATGGTG GTGCAAACCCCTTCTGGTATGGCTCGCACCCACAGATTTGCAACCGAGACGGTTGATGTTCCCGCACAAGAAGGTGAAAGGGTAACTGTTGCGGTGGCAGCTCCATTAAATGTATATAGAAAAGTGGGGCCCTTTAAATTTAGCCCAAGGGCCCCTGATCTCTATCCTGGCGAGGCTATGTGCATAACAAACCACAAAGATGGGCGAGAATCAATTCTGTTAAGAGCCCCAACAAAAGAGGGAAATTCATCATTACTTAATCCCTCAGTCCTCTTTCCCCTTCTTGCTGTCCTTGCCACTGGTGATGCTGCCTCTGGACTTATTGACCCCGGGTTGCCCCAATTCCTATCAGTTGTTGCAGTTTCATCACTCGCTGTTGGAGCCACGTTAAATTCCGTCGTTTTTCCACAGTTGAAGCAG CTTCCACAAGGGTCGGTTGAGGTTACTGCTATCAAACAACGACTTCTATCTCAGTATGATGTGATTCTGTCACGCATCAAAGACCTAAAAGAGGCTGCTGAAAAAGAG ATCTGGATGTTAGCTCGAATGTGCCAACTCGAGAACAAAATTTCAGCTGTTGGAGAACCTTCTTATCG GACTCGTAGAAGTAAAGTCAAAAGGGTGCGAGAGAGCCTGCAAAACTCCCTCAGGGGAAGGATTGAATTGATTGATAGCTATGCCAGG ATTTCTTCAATGATTGAAATTGAAGTGGAGATGGAAACAGATGTTCTTGCTGCTGAAACTGCTAGCAATGCG GATACTATCACAGAACAGATAGAGCAAATTATGGAGATGGAAAATCTGGAGGAG AGATGGAAAATAGAAGCAGAAGCCAATGACGAGGCCGAAAGAATCCTTAGTTCTCAACCTATGCCTTCTGAGGACGTTTAA